The genomic stretch TGCTGACCGGGCAGTTCACGCGGCTGGCGACGTTCTTCTTTGGCATCATGCCCGAGTGGCTGCGCCTGTGACGGAACCGGCGGCATTCGCGGTGCAACTGCGGGATGTGTGGCTGCGCCTGGGCCGCGAGGTGATCCTGCGGGGCGTGACGCTGGACGTCCCCGCCGGGCAGGGCGTGACGCTGCTGGGTGAGAACGGCGCCGGGAAGACCACGCTCCTGCGCCTGCTGAGTGCCGGACTGCGGCCCACGCGCGGCGAGGGGCGGGTGCTGGGCTTCGACCTGCGCGACAGCCGCGGCGTGCGCGACGCCATTCACCTCATGCCGGTGGACGGCGGGCTGTACCCGGACCTGACGGCAGCGGAGAACCTGGCGTTCGCGCTGCGCATGCACGCGCGGACCGGGGACGTGCCGGGCGCGCTGCGCCGCGTAGGGCTGGAGGGCGCGGCCACCCGGCGGGCGCGGTTCCTGTCGGCGGGAATGCGTAAGCGGCTGGCGCTGGCCCGCGCGCACCTGCTGGCCCGCCCGGTGACGCTGGTGGACGAACCCTTCGCGAACCTCGACGACGCGGGGCGGGCGCTGGTGCAGGAGCTGCTGCTGGAGTTGCGCGGGCAGGGCTGCTCGCTGCTGATCGCCGCGCACGAGCCTGCGCTGGCGCAGGTGGTCGCGCCGCGCACGCTGCGCCTGGCGGGCGGCCTGCTGCACGAGGAGGTGCCCGCGTGAAGGGCGCGCTGAGGCAGGCCCTGACGGTCGCCGCGAAGGACCTGCGCGTGGCGGGCCGCACGCGCGACACGCTGCTCGCCACGGCGTTCTTCGCGGGGATCGTGCTGCTGGTGCTGGGCTTCGCCCTGAGCGGCGGCGTGGTGTCCCGCGACGCCCGTCTGAGCGCGCCACTGGCCGCCGGGGCGATCTGGACGGCGCTGGCCCTCGCGGCGGCGGTGGGCGCGCAGCGGGCTTTCGCGCAGGAGCAGGAGGCGGGCGCGCTGGACCAGCTCCTGGCGTACCCCGGGCCGCACGGGGCGCTGTACCTGGGCAAGCTGCTGGGTGTGCTGCCGCCCCTGCTGCTGGTCGCGGCGGTGACCGTCCCGACCGGACTGGTGCTGTTCGGCGCGTCCGAGGCGGTCACGGCGGCGGGCCGCGCCCTGCCGTGGGCGGCGCTGGCGCTGACGACCGCACTGGGCGTGCTGGGCTTCGCGGCCGCCACGACCTTCTACGGCAGCATCACCGTGAACCTCCGCGCGCGCGAGGCGCTGCTGCCCGCCCTGGCCTTCCCCATCCTGGTCCCGGCGGTCCTGGCGACCGTGCAGGCCACCCGCCTGCTGCTGGAGGGCGGCTGGAGTCCCGAGGTCGGCACCTGGCTGACCTTCCTGACCGCCTTCGACCTGGGCACGGTCATCCTGGCGACCCTGCTGTTCCCGGCGGCCGTCGAGGGCTGAGCCGACGCCCCTAGCTGTAATGGCCCGGCAGCTGTTTCAGGGTGGCCCACTGCGCCTGATCGTGCCCGAAGATCACCAGCTGGACCTGTTCCCGGCCGGTGATCGCCAGCAGTTTATGGAGGCCCGGGAGGGCGCGGTCACCGTCGGGCAGGCTGCCCTGGGGTGGGTCGGGGGTGAATCCGGCGGCGAACGGGACGGCGTCCACGGTCAGCAGCACCGGACCGGTCTGCGGCAGGTGAAGGAGGACCGATTGGTGGCCGGTTACGTGGCCGCTCGTTTCGATCAGGTCCAGGCCAGGGAGCAGGGTGGTGTCGCCGTCCACGGGGTCCAGTCGTCCGGTGGGCTGGTCCCACTGGTCGCGCAGCGGGGCGAAGCGCGGGTTGGTCGCGGCGTCCTCGTGGTGGGCGCGCTGCACGACGTACCGGGCGTTCGGGAAGGCGGCGTGCCGTCCGGCGTGGTCGATGTCGTAGTGCGTGGAGATCACCGTGTCGATGTCTGGCGGGGTCAGCCCGATGCGCGCGAGCTGCTGCACGACGTCCTGCCCGTTCCGGAAGTCGGCAGCGTCCTCTGGAAGGTGTTCGGGCAGGCCCGTGTCGATCAGGATGTTGCGCCCGTCGGTGGTCTGCACGAGGTAGCACACGATGGGAATGTCGTAGTCGGGCATGGAGCCGACCTGCATGAGGTACAGGCGCTGGACAGTGGTGTCGTTCATGGACCGCTCCGGGAGGGCCTTCAGGGGGTGGTGAGCAGCGCGGCCTGGCCGTCGTGGTCGCCGGTGGTCTCCTGGGGGGTGTCGAGGCGGTTGCCGAGGTCCACGTTCGCGGCGCGGCGGTACAGGCCGGTGGCGCTCAGGCGCGCGGCGAGGTCCTCGCGGGTGGCGGTGAAGCTGTTGTAGGTGTGGCCGGGTCTGGGGAGCCAGCGCATGTCCTCCAGGCTGAAGGCGGCGCTGAACAGGTAGCTGCCCTGCACGGGGGCGGGGCCAAACACGCGGCCGTGGTGGTTGCTGACGTACCAGGGGCCGTCACTGAACGCCAGGCCCTTCCCGGTGGGGGGCAGTTGCGGGTACAGGCGCCCCGCGAGCTGGCCGCTGTAGCCGTCGCTGTGCATGTTCTTCGGGCCGTACCCGGCGGCGGTCATGGCGGCGTTCAGGCGGGCGGTGGCGGCCTCGGGCGTGGTGGAGGTCCGGTCGAGGATCAGGACGTTGATGGGTTCGCGCAGGGTGCGTCCACCGACCCGCTCGCCCAGCCAGGTGGCGGGCTCCAGGGTCTTGGTGATCATCCAGCGGCCCACGGGGCCCAGGTCCGGCAGGGTCACGGTGTCCCCTGGGCCGGGGCGGTACGTGGCGGGGTCGGGCAGGGGGGCGGTCTGGGCGGGGGCGCAGGCGGGCAGCAGGGCGCTCAGCGCGAGCAGCGCGGCAGGCAGGATTCTTGGCATGGGTGCGTGCAGGATAGCGTGGCGGGGACACTCGCACTTGCCGGTTCAGGGCGCGGGGCACGATGCTGCGGGCCGGAATTGATCGCTGCGCGGCTGGCCTCACGGTTCCCCGCCCGGCGTTGACGGCACAATAGGAGCGATATGAAAAGAGACGTCACGACGACCGTGCTGGGCGCGGCCAGCCTCCTGGGCCTGGCGGTGGTGCTGGGCCTGAGCCTGACCTCTCCGCTGGACGTGAATCAGGGATCGCTGGTGCGGCTGATGTTCGTGCATGTGCCCGAGGCGTGGCTGAGTTACCTCGCGTACGGCGGCACGGGTCTGTTCGGGCTGCTGTACCTGATCCAGCGCCGCCGTCACTGGGACCGGCTGGCGATGGCCAGCGGCGAGATCGGGCTGCTGTTCACGCTGGCGACCATCGTGGGCGGGATGCTGTGGGCCAAGCCGACCTGGGGGACGTACTGGGTGTGGGACGCCCGGCTGACGACCACGGCGCTGAGTCTGGTGGTGTACGGCGGGTACCTGCTGATCCGGTCGCTGATCGACGATCCGGAGCGCCGGGCGCGCGTGTCGGCGGTGGTGGGGATCGTGGGGACGCTGTACGTGCCCGTGAACTACATGGCGGTGGAGTGGTGGCGCGGCGTGCACCAGACGCAGACGCTGAAGCTGCTGGGGGGCGTGCGCTGGGACGCCGCGCCGGTCTACCTGCCGACGCTGCTGCTCAGCGTGGCGTCGTTCACGGTGCTGTACTTCTTCCTGCTGCGCCTGCGCGGCATCCTGGCGGCCCGTGAGGAGGCGCGTGAGGAACGCGAACTGACCGGCGTGACCGGCCGGGTGGAGGTGGCCCGTGGATAAGTACTTCTGGTACGTCCTGTTCTCGTACCTGGCGACGTTCAGCGTGCTGATCGGGTATCTGGTGTGGATGTGGGTGCGGCTGCGGGCCGTGCGTGGCGAGGACGCCAGCGAGGCCCCCCGTTGAGTGCGCCTGGCCCTGATGCCCCCACGCCCCTGACTCCGCTGCCGCGGGCGCGGCGGCGCAGGCGCAGCCCGCTGCCGGTGGTGCTGGGCGTGGCGGCCCTGGTGGGCCTGACAGCCACCATCGCCTTCGGGAACCTGAACAGATCGCTGGAGTACTTCGTGACGCCCAGCGAGTACCAGCAGCAGCAGGCGCAGCTGCAGGGCCGCCCGGTGCGGATCGGGGGGCTGGTGAAGGCCGTGCAGTATGAACCCCAGACGCTGGACCTGCGCTTCACGGTCACGGACGGCAGCGTCAGCTACCCGGTGCAGTACCGGGGCGCGGTGACGGACCTGTTCAAGGAGGACCAGGGGGTCGTGGTGCGCGGCGAGTTCCAGGGGAACACGTTCCACGCAACCGATCTCGTGGTGAAGCACAGCGAGGAATACAACGTCCCGAAGACGCAGGCCGAGCTGAAGGACATGATCAAGTCGGCCGACTGAGGCCGGGGGTGGACCGCGCCCGCGCGGCGCGGTGGGAGTGAATGTGCTGAACCTGATCTCATGGACGTCCAGTGCGTCCGGCGCGCTGGGGCAGCTGAGCCTGCTGGGCGCGCTGCTGTTCAGCGTCGCCGGGCTGCTGCTGGCGCTGCTGGGCGGCGCGCGGCGTGACCCGCGCGTCACGGAGGCCGCGCGCCGGGCCACCTGGGCGGTCTTCGCACTCGTCAGCGTAGGTACGCTGGTGCTGCTCGCGGCGCTGCTGCGGGACGATTTCACGGTGCGCTTCGTCGCGGAGCACTCCATGCGCGCCTCGCCGACCTGGGTGAAGGTCACGGGCCTGTGGGGCGCGCTGGAGGGCAGCATCCTGCTGTGGGCGTGGCTGCTGGCCGGGTACGCGTTCATCCTGAGCGTCACGCTGCGCCGCGACGCGCTGCGGCCCTGGGCGCTGGCGGCGATGTTCGCCAGTCTGGTGTTCTTCGTGGGCGTGTGCGCCACGGTCGCCTCGCCGTTCACGCCGGTGGCGACGCTGGTCGCCGATGGGCGCGGCCCGAACCCGGCGCTGCAGAACCACTGGATGATGGCGGTGCACCCGGTGCTGCTGTACCTGGGGTTCGTGGGCCTGAGCGTGCCGTTCGCGTACGCTGTCGCGGCGCTCGTGACCGGTCGCCTGTCGGACCACTGGGTGGTGGTCACGCGCCGCTGGACACTGGTCGCGTGGGCACTGCTGACGGCGGCGATCGTGGCGGGCGGCTGGTGGAGTTACGAGACGCTCGGCTGGGGCGGTTACTGGGCGTGGGACCCCGTGGAGAACGCCAGCTTCATTCCGTGGCTGCTGACCACGGCGTTCCTGCATTCCATCCAGATTCAGGAACGGCGGGGGCTGATGCGCTCGTGGAACGTGTGGCTGATCGTGCTGGCGTACGCGAGCACCGTGCTGGGCACCTTCCTGAACCGCAGCGGCATCGTGCAGAGCGTGCACGCTTTCGCGGGCGGCCCGGTGGGCCCAGTGTTCCTGGGGTTCCTGGCGTTCCTGCTGCTGGCCGGGACGCTGCTGGCCGCGTGGCGCGCGCCGCACCTGCGCGACGACAACGACCCGCCCGCCGCGCTGAGCCGCGAGGGCGCGTTCCTGGCCGGGAACTGGCTGTTCGTGGTGTTCGCGGTGATGGTGCTGGTGGGGACGCTGTTCCCCACCATCGTGGAGGCCGTGCAGGGCCGCCGGGACGCCAGCGTGGGCCCGGCGTTCTACAACGCGTTCGCCATTCCGCTGGGTCTGGGCCTGCTGCTGCTGATGGGTGTGGGGCCGCTGCTGCCCTGGCGCCGCGCGGACGGGCAGGGCCTGTGGCGGGCGCTGCGGCCCCTGCTGATCGCGGGGGTGGGCGCGGCGCTGCTGGCGCTGGCGCTGGGCGTGCGGCACCCCGGCGTGCTGGCGACGGTCGCCCTGAGCGCGTACAACCTGCTGGGCCTGGGCCTGCTGACCGCCCGCGCGGCCCGGCAGGCGGGTGGGCTGGGCCGCACCCTGCGTGCGCAGCCGCGCCGCTACGGGGCGTACCTGTCTCACGCGGGCCTGATCGTGCTGGCGCTGGGGCTGGCGTTCAGCGGCACGTACCGCCGAGACGCGCAGGTCACGCTGAACATGAACCAGCGTGTTCACCTGCTGAACGAGGACCTGACCCTGACCGGCCTGGAGAACGTCACCCGGCCCGACGGGCGGTCCATCGTGGCGCGCGTGCTGATCGACGGTCGGCCCTTCAGCGCCCGCCTGAACACGTACACGCAGGGAGGCGACACGCCCTTCCCCTCCCCGGCGGTGCGCTACGGCCTGACCGGTGACACGTACCTCGTGATGACCGGCGTGGACCCGGAGGGTCAGTGGGCCAGCGTGCGCCTGATCGAGTCGCCGCTGGTGTCGTGGATCTGGTGGGGCACGCTGCTCGTGTGCGTGGGGGCCGCGTTCACGCTCGTCACGCCGCGACGCGCGCCTCAGGCCGCCCCCGCGCGAATGGCGCCCGCCACCGACTGAGCCCCTCCTCCATTTCCTGCCTGACCTTCCCGGAGCTGTGATGACCGAATCCACCCCCTCTGCCCCGAAGTCCCCTGCCCCCCAGACGCCCGTGCCCCGCGCGCCGCTGTGGCGCCGCCTGCTGCCCCCGGCCATCGCGTTCGCGCTGGTCGCCGTGCTGGCGGTCGCTCTGCGCACCCCGGCCAGCAACGACCAGACCGGCGGGCCGCTGGTCGGCAAACCCGCCCCGGCGTTCACGCTGACCAGCCTGGACGACACGCCGCTGTCCCTGGCGAGCCTCAGGGGCCGACCCGTCGTCGTGAACTTCTGGGCGTCCTGGTGCGGTCCGTGCCGCGAGGAAGCGCCGATGTTCCGCGAGTTGAGTGCCCGCCAGAGCGGCGGGGACGGACTGGCGGTCGTGGGCATCCTGTTCAACGAGACGAACGAGGGCAGCGCCCGGCAGTTCATTCAGGAGTACGCGCTGGCGTACCCGAACCTGCGCGACCCCGGCATCAACACGGGCCTGGAGTACGGCGTGAGCGGCATTCCCGAGACGGTCTTCATCGACCGTGACGGCGTGGTGCAGCACATGGACCGCGGCGGCCTGACCCGCGAGCGCCTGAACGTGGGCCTGGAGAAGATCGGCGTGCCCGGCCTATGACGCGCGCGCTGCTGCTCACGGGCGCGCTGCTGGGCGCAACCGTCACGCTTGCCCAGACGGCGCCCACGGCGTCCCTGACCCCGGCGCAGGAGGCGCGGGCCCTTGCGATCGAGAAGAACCTGCGCTGCCCGCTGTGCGACACCGGGGAGTCCATCGCGGATTCGCGCAGCACCATCTCGGGCAAGATGCGCGACTCGGTGCGTGAACAGGTCGCGGCCGGAAAGGGCGACACGGACATCTACGTGTACTTCTCGCAGCGGTACGGGAATTTCGTGCTGCTCGACCCGCCCAAGTCGGGCCGGAACCTGCTGCTGTGGGGCGCGCCCCTGGCGGCGCTGGCAGTCGGCGGGGGGGTGCTGTGGGCGTTCCTGCGCCGCAGCCGCCCCGCGGCGACCCTGCCGGACGAGCCGCTGAACGACGCGGGCGGGTTCGACCCGTACCTCGCGCAGGTGCAGCGCGACACCCGCCGGGGCGGGGACTCATGACGGGCGCGGCGCTGCTGAACGTGCTGCTGCTGGCGCTCGTGGCGCTGGCGTGCGTGTGGCTGGTGACCGAGCCGCTGCGGGCGCGCACGCCGGACGATCCGGACGAGGCGGAACGCGCGCGCCTGGGGGCCGAACGGGACCGGCTGTACGCGGAACTCGCGGCCCTGAGCGACGAGTCCCGCCGCCCGGACCTGGAGCGGCGCGCGGCGCTCGCCCTGCGTGGGCTGGACGCCCTGCCGCCCGCCCCGCAGGGCCGCTCCGGCACCCGCACGCTGGCGCTGGGGCTGCTGGGCGGCGCGGCGCTGCTGACCGCAGTGGGCGCCGTGACGTTCGTGCCCCGCTGGCAGCTGGCCAGCCTGAGTGCGAACGAGGCTGAAAACGTGCAGGCCGTCCTGAAACTCCCGGGCCTGAAGGCGCAGGCGGAACGCAGCGGCACGAAGGAAGCGTACCTGGCCTGGGGCAAGGCGGCCTTCGATTCGAACACCTTCGATCAGGCGGTCACGGCCTACGGCAACGCCCTGAAACTCGACCCGCGTCAGCCGGAGGCGCTGCGCCGCCTGGGCATCCTGCTCCTGACGCGCGGCGAGCAGACCGGGCAGGCCATCAGCGCCGAGGACGCCCAGCGGGCCGCGCTGCTGATCCGCACCGGGGCGCAGCTGGCCCCGCAGGAGCCCGAATCGCAGCTGCTGCTGGGCTTCGCCCTGGCCCGGTTCGGCGAGGATCAGGCGGCGCTGGCGGCGCTGGAACGCTACCGCACGCTGGACCCGAAGGGCCGCGACGCGGACGACCTGATCACGGCGCTGCGCGCCCGCCTGAACACCAGTGACCCGGGCCTGCGCGTGTACGCCGCGAGCTGCGCGTCCTGCCACGGGCCGGGCGGGGGCGGCGGCACCGGACCCAGCCTGCGGGCGTCCACCCTGACCCGCGCGGCGCTGGCGCAGGTGATCACGCAGGGCAAGGGCGCCATGCCCGCCTACCCGGACCTGAAACCCGCCGACCTGGACGCGCTGCTGACGCTGCTGGAAGGCTGGCAGCAGGAGGGCCGGTGAGCGACCCCGCAACCCCTCCCCCACGGGCGCGCCGCGTGACGCGCCGGGCGCTGCTGGAACGCTGGTGGCTGCTCCCGGTCGCCGGAACCGTCGGCACTTTCGGCTACATGGGCTGGTACGCGACCCGCGTGACGCTGGGCAAACGCACGCCCGGCGAGCCCGCCTTCGGGGCCGCGCCGCCGCAGCGCGTGGCGACCCTGGCCGACCTGGGCACCGACTGGGCCGAGGTGACCTTCACGTACGCCGGGCGGCCCTGCACGCTGCTGCGCCTCCCCGCCGCCACTCGGGGGTCGCTGGCGGTGCCGGGGGGGCACCTGGCGGGCTTCTCGCGGGTGTGCACGCACCTGGGCTGCAACGTGAACCTCGTGCGGGACGCCGAGGTGCTGGCCTTCGCGTTCAACTACCGCGCGCCGGGCGGGCAGGAGCACCCGCAGCTGGGCTGCCGCTGTCACTACTCGGTGTTCGATCCCCTGAAGGCCGGTGAGGCGGTGTTCGGCAAGGCCCTCGCGCCGCTGCCCCGCGTGCGGCTGGAACGGCGCGGCGCGGACGTCTGGGCCACCGGGATCGAACCCGCACCCGAGTACACCGGATAATGCGCGGCATGACCGGACCGCTGACGTTCACGCAGGGTGACCTCCCGGCCGCCGCCGGGGTCGTAGCAGCCACGGCGCGGCATCAGGAGGCGCTGGGCCGGACCCTCTGGCCGCCCGAGAGCGTCACGCCCGAGCGGCTGGCGCGGCACTACCCGGCCCCGAGCTGGCACGTCGCGTGGCGGGAGGGCCGAGCGGTCGGCGCGTTCAGTCTGCTCGACGCGGACCCGCCCTTCTGGCCGGACGACCCGCCCGGCGAGGCGCTGTACCTGCACAAACTCGCCGTTCACCCCACCTGCCAGGGGCAGGGGCTGGCGCACACACTCCTGGAGCACGCTGTTCAGGTCACGCGCGAGTCGGGGCGGCCCTGGCTGAAGCTGGATACTGCCGCCAGCCGCCCCGCCCTGCGCCGCCTGTACGAGACCTTCGGCTTCGAGCCGGTGGACGAACGGGAGGTCTCCGGCTTTCGGGTGGTGCGCTACCGCCTGCCGGTGAACCGGGCCTGACGGGCCCAACAGTCTGGCGGGTCCGGACCTGCGACTCCCCCCCGGAAGTGGTCCGAACCCCGCCTGATCACAGGGTGCCACCCGGGGCATGATCACGGCATGATCAGACCCGCGCGCTGCCCAGCCCACGCCCCTCCTCCCCCTGCCGGGCAGGTCAGACAGGCAGGCCGCAGCCCGGGAGTGGCCTCGTGACCACCACGGTAGGATGACAGGGTCATGTCCCTGCCCCAGAACGACCTGCCCCTGATTGTCAGCGCCGGTGAGGCCCTGACCGACCTCGTGACTGCTGGCGGGAACGCCTGGCACGCCCACCCGGGCGGGGCCGGATGGAACGTCGCGCGGGCCTGCGCGTCCCTGGGGGTGCCCAGCGCGTTCGCAGGCGCGGTCGGGCAGGACAATTTCGGGGATGACCTGCGGCGCGCCTCGCAGGACGCCGGGCTGGACCTGCGTTTCCTGCAACGCGTGCCTGCCCCCACCCTGCTGGCGGTCGTGTACTCCGCGAACCCACCCGCGTACCGGTTCCTGGGTGAGAACAGCGCCGACCTGCACTTCGACCCCACCCTGCTGCCAGACGGCTGGCTGCGCGCGGCCCGCTGGCTGCACGTGGGCGGCATCAGCCTGAGCCGCTGGCCGCTGGCAGACACCCTGCTGGGCCTGATCGAATCGGCCCGCGCGGCGGGCGTGCGCATCAGCTTCGACCCGAACGCCCGCATCACGCACCGCCACCCGGACTACCCGGCGGTGTTCGAGCAGGTGGCCCGCCGCGCCGACCTGATGAAGTTCAGTGACGAGGACCTCGCGTTCTTCTTCCCCGGTCAGTCCGAGGATGACGTCATGCGGCGCCTGCGCGGCCTGAACGCGAAGGCCCCGATCGTGATCACGCGCGGCGCGCAGGGCGCGAGCCTGTACCACAGTGCGGGCCGCGCCGACCTCCCGGCCGCGCCCGTACAGGTCGTAGACACCGTCGGCGCCGGGGACGCCCTGTGTGCCGGGCTGCTCGTCAGCGCCACCGAGCACGCAGGCGCCCTGTGGAGCGAGCACCTGCGCGTGGGTCTGCGGGCCGCCGCCGCCGCCTGCGCGCACGCCGGGGCGTACGCGCCCACCCGCGCGGACCTCGGCCTCGGCTGAGCCCGGACAGGAGGGCGGGGCCGCTGTCCAGCACGCGGCCCCGCCCTCCTGTCGTTCCCCGGTCACACCACGAGGTGCGCCTCGTCATGCTCGGCCATCATGCGCAGGAACGCCTCGACGTACTGCGGGTCGAACTGCCGCCCGGCCTGCAGGCGGATCTCGCTGACGGCCCGGTCGCGGGTCCAGGCGGGCTTGTACGGGCGGGCGTTCGTCAGGGCGTCGAACACGTCCACGATCGTGAACAGCCGCGCGGTGTCGGGAATGTTCTGCCCGCGCAGGCCACTGGGGTACCCGGTGCCGTCCCAGCGTTCGTGATGGTACCGCACGAGATCTAGGGTCTCGGCGGGCAGGAAGTGCAGGTCCTGAAGCATGTCGTACCCGATGGTGGTGTGCGTCTGGATCACGCGCCGCTCGTCGGGGTCCAGCGCGCCGCGTTTGTGCAGCACGGCGTCGGGGATGGCCAGTTTACCCAGGTCGTGCAGGTACGCGCCCCAGCGCAGCGCCTTGACCTGATCCTCGTCCCACCCCAGGCGCCGCGCGAGGCGCACGCTGAGGTTCACGACGCGGCTGGTGTGCCCGCCGGTGTCGTCGTCGCGGTGTTCGAGCGCGGCGCCCAGCGAGCGCAGGGTCAGGTCGTTCGCGTCGCGCAGGTCGCGGATGGCGTTCCACTGGCCCAGCTGCGCGCCCAGCAGCCGCGCGAAGGACGCCACGACGCTCTTCTCGGCATCATCGAACGGTTCTGTGGTGTTGCGGGTGATGATCAGCACGCCCAGGTGATT from Deinococcus soli (ex Cha et al. 2016) encodes the following:
- a CDS encoding ABC transporter ATP-binding protein, yielding MAAPVTEPAAFAVQLRDVWLRLGREVILRGVTLDVPAGQGVTLLGENGAGKTTLLRLLSAGLRPTRGEGRVLGFDLRDSRGVRDAIHLMPVDGGLYPDLTAAENLAFALRMHARTGDVPGALRRVGLEGAATRRARFLSAGMRKRLALARAHLLARPVTLVDEPFANLDDAGRALVQELLLELRGQGCSLLIAAHEPALAQVVAPRTLRLAGGLLHEEVPA
- a CDS encoding heme exporter protein CcmB encodes the protein MKGALRQALTVAAKDLRVAGRTRDTLLATAFFAGIVLLVLGFALSGGVVSRDARLSAPLAAGAIWTALALAAAVGAQRAFAQEQEAGALDQLLAYPGPHGALYLGKLLGVLPPLLLVAAVTVPTGLVLFGASEAVTAAGRALPWAALALTTALGVLGFAAATTFYGSITVNLRAREALLPALAFPILVPAVLATVQATRLLLEGGWSPEVGTWLTFLTAFDLGTVILATLLFPAAVEG
- a CDS encoding N-acyl homoserine lactonase family protein, translated to MNDTTVQRLYLMQVGSMPDYDIPIVCYLVQTTDGRNILIDTGLPEHLPEDAADFRNGQDVVQQLARIGLTPPDIDTVISTHYDIDHAGRHAAFPNARYVVQRAHHEDAATNPRFAPLRDQWDQPTGRLDPVDGDTTLLPGLDLIETSGHVTGHQSVLLHLPQTGPVLLTVDAVPFAAGFTPDPPQGSLPDGDRALPGLHKLLAITGREQVQLVIFGHDQAQWATLKQLPGHYS
- the ccsA gene encoding cytochrome c biogenesis protein CcsA, yielding MKRDVTTTVLGAASLLGLAVVLGLSLTSPLDVNQGSLVRLMFVHVPEAWLSYLAYGGTGLFGLLYLIQRRRHWDRLAMASGEIGLLFTLATIVGGMLWAKPTWGTYWVWDARLTTTALSLVVYGGYLLIRSLIDDPERRARVSAVVGIVGTLYVPVNYMAVEWWRGVHQTQTLKLLGGVRWDAAPVYLPTLLLSVASFTVLYFFLLRLRGILAAREEAREERELTGVTGRVEVARG
- the ccmE gene encoding cytochrome c maturation protein CcmE codes for the protein MSAPGPDAPTPLTPLPRARRRRRSPLPVVLGVAALVGLTATIAFGNLNRSLEYFVTPSEYQQQQAQLQGRPVRIGGLVKAVQYEPQTLDLRFTVTDGSVSYPVQYRGAVTDLFKEDQGVVVRGEFQGNTFHATDLVVKHSEEYNVPKTQAELKDMIKSAD
- a CDS encoding heme lyase CcmF/NrfE family subunit; amino-acid sequence: MLNLISWTSSASGALGQLSLLGALLFSVAGLLLALLGGARRDPRVTEAARRATWAVFALVSVGTLVLLAALLRDDFTVRFVAEHSMRASPTWVKVTGLWGALEGSILLWAWLLAGYAFILSVTLRRDALRPWALAAMFASLVFFVGVCATVASPFTPVATLVADGRGPNPALQNHWMMAVHPVLLYLGFVGLSVPFAYAVAALVTGRLSDHWVVVTRRWTLVAWALLTAAIVAGGWWSYETLGWGGYWAWDPVENASFIPWLLTTAFLHSIQIQERRGLMRSWNVWLIVLAYASTVLGTFLNRSGIVQSVHAFAGGPVGPVFLGFLAFLLLAGTLLAAWRAPHLRDDNDPPAALSREGAFLAGNWLFVVFAVMVLVGTLFPTIVEAVQGRRDASVGPAFYNAFAIPLGLGLLLLMGVGPLLPWRRADGQGLWRALRPLLIAGVGAALLALALGVRHPGVLATVALSAYNLLGLGLLTARAARQAGGLGRTLRAQPRRYGAYLSHAGLIVLALGLAFSGTYRRDAQVTLNMNQRVHLLNEDLTLTGLENVTRPDGRSIVARVLIDGRPFSARLNTYTQGGDTPFPSPAVRYGLTGDTYLVMTGVDPEGQWASVRLIESPLVSWIWWGTLLVCVGAAFTLVTPRRAPQAAPARMAPATD
- a CDS encoding TlpA family protein disulfide reductase, whose protein sequence is MTESTPSAPKSPAPQTPVPRAPLWRRLLPPAIAFALVAVLAVALRTPASNDQTGGPLVGKPAPAFTLTSLDDTPLSLASLRGRPVVVNFWASWCGPCREEAPMFRELSARQSGGDGLAVVGILFNETNEGSARQFIQEYALAYPNLRDPGINTGLEYGVSGIPETVFIDRDGVVQHMDRGGLTRERLNVGLEKIGVPGL
- a CDS encoding cytochrome c-type biogenesis protein, coding for MTRALLLTGALLGATVTLAQTAPTASLTPAQEARALAIEKNLRCPLCDTGESIADSRSTISGKMRDSVREQVAAGKGDTDIYVYFSQRYGNFVLLDPPKSGRNLLLWGAPLAALAVGGGVLWAFLRRSRPAATLPDEPLNDAGGFDPYLAQVQRDTRRGGDS
- a CDS encoding c-type cytochrome — translated: MTGAALLNVLLLALVALACVWLVTEPLRARTPDDPDEAERARLGAERDRLYAELAALSDESRRPDLERRAALALRGLDALPPAPQGRSGTRTLALGLLGGAALLTAVGAVTFVPRWQLASLSANEAENVQAVLKLPGLKAQAERSGTKEAYLAWGKAAFDSNTFDQAVTAYGNALKLDPRQPEALRRLGILLLTRGEQTGQAISAEDAQRAALLIRTGAQLAPQEPESQLLLGFALARFGEDQAALAALERYRTLDPKGRDADDLITALRARLNTSDPGLRVYAASCASCHGPGGGGGTGPSLRASTLTRAALAQVITQGKGAMPAYPDLKPADLDALLTLLEGWQQEGR
- a CDS encoding Rieske 2Fe-2S domain-containing protein; this encodes MSDPATPPPRARRVTRRALLERWWLLPVAGTVGTFGYMGWYATRVTLGKRTPGEPAFGAAPPQRVATLADLGTDWAEVTFTYAGRPCTLLRLPAATRGSLAVPGGHLAGFSRVCTHLGCNVNLVRDAEVLAFAFNYRAPGGQEHPQLGCRCHYSVFDPLKAGEAVFGKALAPLPRVRLERRGADVWATGIEPAPEYTG
- a CDS encoding GNAT family N-acetyltransferase; the encoded protein is MTGPLTFTQGDLPAAAGVVAATARHQEALGRTLWPPESVTPERLARHYPAPSWHVAWREGRAVGAFSLLDADPPFWPDDPPGEALYLHKLAVHPTCQGQGLAHTLLEHAVQVTRESGRPWLKLDTAASRPALRRLYETFGFEPVDEREVSGFRVVRYRLPVNRA
- a CDS encoding carbohydrate kinase family protein, with protein sequence MSLPQNDLPLIVSAGEALTDLVTAGGNAWHAHPGGAGWNVARACASLGVPSAFAGAVGQDNFGDDLRRASQDAGLDLRFLQRVPAPTLLAVVYSANPPAYRFLGENSADLHFDPTLLPDGWLRAARWLHVGGISLSRWPLADTLLGLIESARAAGVRISFDPNARITHRHPDYPAVFEQVARRADLMKFSDEDLAFFFPGQSEDDVMRRLRGLNAKAPIVITRGAQGASLYHSAGRADLPAAPVQVVDTVGAGDALCAGLLVSATEHAGALWSEHLRVGLRAAAAACAHAGAYAPTRADLGLG
- a CDS encoding HD-GYP domain-containing protein, which codes for MPRSPIWSTLVLIGAAALLGYAAWQHHTALMAGAALLMAAATVGASGLTRLLPLGAFAGTFLISLLLRGPRLEPLDLLAALLVLGGLGFRIVREQVTARQLAWQRNTIAALHAGSERLADARDADAIIRAGIGILDRLQVAPNLAFVAYRQGTPHILAAKGAFEPFLERPIHPSDNNSRSVQADHWVAEEALTLLKKPQRRHYHVAPVYGRASNHLGVLIITRNTTEPFDDAEKSVVASFARLLGAQLGQWNAIRDLRDANDLTLRSLGAALEHRDDDTGGHTSRVVNLSVRLARRLGWDEDQVKALRWGAYLHDLGKLAIPDAVLHKRGALDPDERRVIQTHTTIGYDMLQDLHFLPAETLDLVRYHHERWDGTGYPSGLRGQNIPDTARLFTIVDVFDALTNARPYKPAWTRDRAVSEIRLQAGRQFDPQYVEAFLRMMAEHDEAHLVV